Genomic DNA from Triticum dicoccoides isolate Atlit2015 ecotype Zavitan chromosome 4B, WEW_v2.0, whole genome shotgun sequence:
GctcgctggagagcgagctgctcGAGGCGATTCAGGACGGAGATGTGGAGGGCCTCAAGGGTGAGCACGCACGCCTCTTCACCTCTGCCTGCGCCGCCGCCACGGCGCCAATCTCGCCCAGCACGGGCGTGGTTTCGAAATTCGATGCGGCCGCTAGGCGGCGCGCCTGCTTGCTACGAGGGTCTCGTTGCTTGCAGCAGTTCCTGTTTCGGTTCGCGCGATTATGACTGTATTTTTCAGGGATGTTATTGGGCATATATGCATCGTGATTGTTTTTACTAGCAGCATCTTACACTGTGGACAGCATCGTGATATTTTTCAGTGGTACTAATTGCCCTGTGATGGATTCATGTTTAATCAGTCGTTTTCAGTCAGGTTTGGCCGTGTGATTCTGCTTAAGATACCGACTCTTCATGCTTACTGACAGTTCTGACCCAGATTTATGGCATCATTTCCAAACATCAGTTATTTTTCTTTTACAGTTGCGATTTACTACGATTCATCTGTACATTTTTGGGCCATTTAGATATGGTGAGTAGCATGGACAAACAGGATAGTCGTTTTCAGTAAGATTTGGCTGTGATTCTGCTTAAGAAACTGACCCTTCATGCTTAGTCGCAATTCTGAACCAGATTTATTCTATCATGTGGAAACCGCAGTTACATTTTTTCTTACAGTTGCATTTTACTATGATTCATCTGTACATTTTTGGGTCATGTAGATATGGTGAGTAGCATGGACAAACAGGATAGGGCAAAGCTTGCTGATATGCATATAGATGGCACGGGGTTACTACAATTAGCATCATTCCTTGCTGAAATGGAAGTATGCAAGTACTTCGTGGAGGAGCTCGGGTTTGACGTCAATGCTGGTGACCTCACTGGCGGTGCGTACTTCTCGTTTGCTATATCAACTCcctttcctttttgtcttcttggCCTGCTGTCACAATTGTTATCTGATCGATTCTGGAAAGGGAAATTGGTTGTGAAAAGTGATATTGTGCTGTCACAATTCGTCTCTGTTTTGCACTTCTGTTATTTGGTGATTACCAGTACCAGCTATTGGCCTGCAACAAATCAGGCTTCAGGCTTTTTTTGCTATATATGATATATAGGGCATTTCTGGGAGTTAAATTTAATACACCGGTCAACTGAAAATGTTAGATGTAGTTACCTTTGAGAAGTTTACATATAATATTTTTCATTTGTGGTACCCATGTATTGCTTGAGTACAAGTTGCATTTAATATGATTTTGATTAAGATACATGCTTACCTGGATATGCTTCCTTCTGTCACTTTTGAATGATCCAATATGTAGATTCCATCACATCATTGCATATACCTACACAATATAAAGTAATAGGTAACTATATGAATATGATTTGTATGTCATACTTCTACTCCTCTAGGAATTCATCTGGTAGTTGCAGATGTATGTGAGCAATAAGCGTGGTATACGGTATACCATGCACTATTCTACAGTTAGTGTTTTCACCTTCTAGACGAGAGATTGGGAGTGGTATTGATGATCTGACAAGGTCTTGTTTGTTGCCAGGTgtaacacctctgagttctgcagcaTTGTTTGGAGAAGTTGCCGTTGCAAGATATCTTCTTGACAATGGAGCTGATCCGAATAAGCTAGATGATAGAGGCTCTGTTGCTCTGCATAATGCTGCAAAAAGcggtctctttctctctctctgttgGCATATGTTAATTGAACTGTTAGTGGTTTTCATAAATGTTGTTGTGTTTTTTTTTTCGAAAATAAATGTTGTTGTGTTGCTAGCAAGAACAACTGAATTCAAAATTGTAACCATAAAACCCACCAACTACGATTTTTTGTATCAAAAATTTGTTCTGAGAAAATTGTATTGGAAGGAACTCCCTAAACTATCACCAACTTTCTCCTTGGCTTGATTTTCTGTGCTGGGCTTCCCTGAACTTGTCCCCCTTACTCACATGGCTCCTTTTCAATGCTGGACTAACAGAAATGCGTGAAGTGGCTCTTGCTTGTTTTGCCTTGTCAGCCTCACCTAACAGTATTTTTTTTTTCCAACGGTGAAGAGGAGCTAATGAGAAACATAGATAAGTTTAGAGCGGCCTGACACATAAAGCGTTAGTCGAGGAAATCAAGTGAGAAGGTGATAGTTTAGGAGGTTCCGATGCAATTTCCTCATTTATTAGTGTTCATCAGTAACTATTTATTTTCATGGTTATTATTTCTTCCGCTTAAGTTGCCCTATATTTGGTATGCTGTATCTGTTTTGTCTGGCCTCAGGATGCAATCTATAAACCTTCTGTGTATCCGAATATTACCTGTCAAAAAGCATTTCTTGATCAATCTTGTTCGTGGAGCTATATATTGGTTGGATTAATTTGATAATTCGTCTAGCCTACCTCACTGCTTGACCAGCCTTTGGAATCCTGTGGTTCTTTCTTGTCATGCTTTCAGTCTGATCAACATATACATACCATTATAAGTTCATCTTGAATGCGCATCTTTGAGAAGCTTGCAACATTGGTTTATTACTGGGTCTTTATGACATTATCATGCGATTCATATATCTTATCCAGGGAACGGGGAAGTAGTGGATCTGTTGTTATCTAGAGGGGCCAGAGTTGATATAGCCGTTACTCATGGAACACCACTTCATATTGCTGCTTCCTATGGGAACACTGGTGCTGTGAAGATTTTATTGGATCACCATGCAGATGTAATGTGCAACTTCCATACTTTTTCAGTTGAAAAATTTTCTACCTAGTTGTTGCCGAGCTCTTCAATTTTTTAACCATATTTTATGCCGATAAACCTAATAATTCGTTTATATATTTGATATTTCTAGTCACCTCCAGTTCAAAACCATGTTAGGGATACTAAATTTTAAAGGCTAACTAAGTTTTAGTCGTTTATACAAGCAATGCCACCAAACTTAGGGTTTTTTGGTTTTGGCAATCTGAGTACAGAGTGCACGAATATGAGTTACATATTATGTTGCTGTTTATAGTCGAAACGTGTGACCTGTGTATTATTACGTTCTTGTTGTATCTGTAGTTGTATTGCTGTGACCTGTTGAACTATGTCATTTTTGTGTGGGAAGTGATTTTGTTCTCTTAAATTTGTAGCCAAACAGGGTTTCAGAAGTTTCAGGTACCCCTCTAGTTACGGCGCTTCATTGTACTAAACATGGAGTGAGTGAATCTGATTCATTGGAATGTGTGAAGCTACTTGTCAAGGTCTGGTATCCTGTTTGCTTTGTTTCCTCACGTCTTGATGATTAGGCAGGAACCGATTAGTTATTGTAGAGTAATATAGGTTGTTTTGTTAGTTGATCCCTCTAGTTATATGATCTGCTGTGTGCATGGCATTTTGCTTTGCATAATATGGGTCGACAGGCTGGCGCTGATGTGAATTCTGCTCATCCAAGTATTCCCTTGGTGGTGGCAACTACGGTTGGTTTGGCTGACTGTATTAAGTACTTGCTGGAGGCTGGCGCGGATCCTAACATTCCGGATGAACAGGTGAACTTTTGTTCTTCCTAATTTCCTGCTGTTCTTACTGTGGTGGGAAATCTAATGCATATAGTATATTTTTTATGCACAGTGTGTGGGTGCGTGCTTGTGGCATAGAGTTGCACGTGTATGATTCTATCTGTCTACACATTGCGCACACCCATGTTGGGTTCACATGGAATTGCTTGTTTCATGATTCTGTATTGTAActatcttttttattttctttgcatgtTATAATCAGCACTTAGCAGAACTTCACGAATTCTCTTAATGAATATATTCCGATGGAAAATCCCTTCCACCATATTCTTGTTAATCAAGCTATTAAGTTTGCTGATGTGGCATATTGAAATATGTTCTTTCCATTAAGTGTATCTTCTTTGTTTTGTTACTTTACAGCATCGCCGTATGCCAATACAAATTGCTGCAAGTTCTGGAAGAAGAAGCCATGTGGAGATTCTATTTCCTTTCACTTCTCCCATTAGAGCAGTGGCAAACTGGTCAGTTGAAGGAATTATTGCTCACGAGAAGTCAAGATGCTCAATTTCCAAGGTTTGACTTGACTTGAAAGTTCTCAAATCATTATATATTTCTATGATTGTTTATATGCATGGATGCCCTCCACCTTTGGTACAAACTTCTGTGCATAGGCTTCAAAGTTCAAATTGTCAAAAATCATTGATCAGGATATTTTCTCAGGTTTTATTTACTTCCGAAATACAATCAAGTCACCAGACAGCACTCATCAGTGGATTGTTTGAATCATCATATGTAAATTTGATTATTTGTATCATTACTCGGATGAATTAATTCTTGAAAGGTGCTAAAAGACTCATTCGTGTAATAATAtaacaaacatagttttggacCTTTGTAAATCAATGTAGGGCATGCCTGTGCAACTTAATGATGCTTTTCTTAGTGGCCGTTCTAGGATTTTCAGGATGGTGTTCAAAGTTGCACAAATATTATTCATTGAAATGGTAAACGTCCGCCCTAGCATAAGTTAATGGTAAACCCGTCTCGCGAGAAATAATGGGGTGAACGTCACCATTGTTGCATGTCTCCCCCATGAACCTTGTGGATATTAATCAAAGATAGAG
This window encodes:
- the LOC119293215 gene encoding ankyrin-3-like, producing the protein MESSPPPPPRPVDKTYFYSWLEHRTNADPGSLESELLEAIQDGDVEGLKDMVSSMDKQDRAKLADMHIDGTGLLQLASFLAEMEVCKYFVEELGFDVNAGDLTGGVTPLSSAALFGEVAVARYLLDNGADPNKLDDRGSVALHNAAKSGNGEVVDLLLSRGARVDIAVTHGTPLHIAASYGNTGAVKILLDHHADPNRVSEVSGTPLVTALHCTKHGVSESDSLECVKLLVKAGADVNSAHPSIPLVVATTVGLADCIKYLLEAGADPNIPDEQHRRMPIQIAASSGRRSHVEILFPFTSPIRAVANWSVEGIIAHEKSRCSISKDESCNKIDDKVAVLKSQGKEAVKRKDYLRASNLYTKALELRYLDETLYSNRSLCYLKTGKPQKALLDADICIARKPEWVKGYYRKGAAHMSLKEYEEASKAFQDGLELDPGNDEIKKALREAWEAMSKDEAAGGSIESID